TCCGCGCTCCTGGTGGTGCGCCGCGGACCGAACTCCGGCAGCCGGTTCCTCCTGGACGGCGATCTGACCACGGCCGGTCGTCACCCGCAGAGCGACATCTTCCTGGACGACGTGACGGTCTCGCGTCGGCACGTGGAGTTCCGTCGCGCCCAGGACGGCTCGTTCACGGTGGCCGACGTCGGCAGCCTGAACGGCACGTATGTCAACCGCGAGCGGATCGACCAGGTCCCGCTGAACAACGGCGACGAGGTGCAGATCGGCAAGTACCGGCTGGTCTTCTACGCGAGCCAGCGGGGCTACTGACCCTCCCCCGGAGACCGTCCGGGGAGACCCAGGGAAGGTCCATGCTGAAATCACCGAGCGGCGGTGCCGGCCACGGCATCGCCGCCACGGACGGTCGGCTGATGAGCATCGGCACGGTGCTGAACGTGCTGCGTGACGAGTTCCCTGACATCACCATCTCCAAAATCCGTTTCCTGGAGTCGGAAGGGCTCGTCGAGCCGCAGCGAACCCCCTCGGGGTATCGCAAGTTCAGCGCGCAGGACGTCGAGCGGCTCGGTCACGTCCTGCGGATGCAGCGGGACCACTATCTGCCCCTCAAGGTGATCCGGGAGCACCTGGACGCCATGGAGCGCGGTGAGGCGGCACCGCTGCCGACCGTGTGCCGCCAGCGGGACGGAGAAACGGTCCTGGAGCCCGTGGAGGGGCCCACAGCGGCCCGCATCGGGCGGGCCGAGCTGCTGGCCGCCGCCGAGATCGACGAGCGCGAGCTGGCGGAGTGGGAGTCGTACGGCCTGATCGCTCCGCTGCCGGACGGGGTCTACGACGCGGAGGCCGTCACCGTGGCCGCGCTCGTGGCCGAGCTGGGGCGGTTCGGGATCGAGCCCCGGCATCTTCGGGTGATGAAGGCCGCCGCCGATCGTGAGGCCGGGCTCGTGGACCAGGTCGTGGCGCCGCTGAAGCGGCACCGCAACCCCCAGACCAGGGCTCACGCCGAGGCGCGCGCCAAGGAACTGGCGGGTCTCACGGTCAAGCTGCACTCCGCGCTGGTGCAGACGGCTCTCGGGGTACGGCTGCCCTGAGCGGGGCAAGCACAGGAAGGCCGGATCGGCCACCCGTTCTCTGCCCGACTACCCAAACGTCCCGAGCACGGCCTAGGGTTGCTGTGTGAACGAGCTCGATGTCGTAGGTGTCCGGGTCGAAATGCCCTCCAACCAACCGATCGTGCTCCTGCGCGAAGTGGGAGGCGACCGCTACCTCCCCATCTGGATCGGGCCTGGGGAGGCGACGGCCATCGCCTTCGCCCAGCAGGGCATGGCCCCCGCGCGACCGCTGACCCACGACCTGTTCAAGGACGTGCTGGAGGCCGTCGGCCAGGAGCTCACCGAAGTACGCATCACGGATCTGCGTGAGGGCGTCTTCTACGCCGAGCTGGTCTTCGCCAGCGGCGTCGAGGTGAGCGCCCGTCCGTCCGATGCCATAGCGCTCGCCCTGCGCACCGGAACGCCGATCTACGGCAGCGACGGAGTGCTCGACGACGCCGGCATCGCGATCCCGGACGAGCAGGAGGACGAGGTGGAGAAATTCCGCGAGTTCCTCGACCAGATCTCGCCCGAGGACTTCGGCACCAGCAGCCAGTGAGACGGCGTGGGCGGGGCCGGGCGGACTTGCGGTCCGTGTCGGCTCGGCCCACAGTCGGTTACAGCTCAAATGCCGGCATTTGCCAGTGGCGAGCGAGAGCGTCCCGAGGCCCGCTCCGAAGGCATTCGGCTAGCCTTTCCCCGCGGTGGGAGACGGGAAACCACTCCTAGGGTGATTATCACTCGGCGTGCCGAGTGTGGCGATCGTTGACGCACCCCTGGTGACTGCCTACCGTCGAGAAGGCAGGTCAAGGACGGAGGTCGGCGTGAGAAGCAGCGGCGACGGTACGGCTGGGGGTGCCCCCGGGCGCAGTCTCGGGGCGAGCGGTCCGTACCCGCTTCACAGCAGCGCTGTTCAGGGCGGTGCTGCCGATCACGCTTCGCATCGGCCGACGGCCGTGCCGAGCACCGGCGGAGGGGCGGCGTCCATGGGGTCGGAAGAGATCGGCTACCGCGGTCCGACGGCATGTGCGGCCGCCGGCATCACATACCGCCAACTGGACTACTGGGCGCGCACCGGGCTCGTCGAGCCGAGCGTGCGGCCCGCGTACGGGTCCGGGACGCAGCGGTTGTACAGCTTCCGGGACGTCGTCGTCCTGAAGATCGTCAAGCGCTTCCTCGACACCGGTGTGTCGCTTCAGAACATCCGCACCGCCGTGCAGCACCTGCGGGAGCAGGGCTTCAGCGACCTGGAGCGCATGACGCTGATGAGCGACGGCGCGACCGTGTACGAGTGCAGCTCGCCGGACGAGGTGCACGCGCTGCTCCAGGGCGGGCAGGGGATCTTCGGGATCGCCGTGGGTGTGGTGTGGCGGGACGTCGAGAGCGCGCTGTCGCAGCTGCACGGGGAGCGGATCGACACCGGGGAGACGCTCGTCGGGCACAACCCGGCGGACGAGCTGGCTCGGCGGCGTAACCGGGCGGTCTGAGCGGGCTTCGGTCCCGGCTTGCGGGGCGCTTCGTGGTGGTCGGGTCGGCGCCTGGTGGGCTGTCGGCCGCTGCCGGTGGCCGGTGGCTGCAAACGTGCGGTTGCAGCGGGGCATTGTCAGTGGCGTGAGGCAGCATCGGAGATGTGAGAAACGCGCCCACGATCCTGCATCTCGACATGGATGCCTTCTACGCCTCGGTGGAGCAGGCATCCAAGCCGAGCCTGCGTGGGAAAGCCGTGATCGTGGGCGGGCTCGGGCCGCGTGGAGTCGTCGCCACCGCGTCCTATGAGGCCCGGGTGTTCGGGGTGCACTCGGCGATGCCGATGGCGCAGGCGCGGAGGCTGGCGCCGAACGCCGCGTATCTCGTGCCGCGGTTCGGGATCTACCGCGACATCAGCGAGCAGGTGATGGCGCTGCTGCGGGAGCTGTCGCCGTTGGTGGAGCCGTTGAGCCTGGACGAGGCGTTCGTGGATCTGGAGGCCGGGGGAGCGGCCTGGGACGACTCGTCGGCGCGGCTGGTGGGGGCCAAGCTGCGCGGCGACATACGGTCCGCCACGGGGCTCGCGGGATCGGTGGGGCTGGCCGCGTCCAAGATGCTCGCGAAGATCGCCTCCGAGCAGGCCAAGCCGGACGGGCTGGTGCTGATCGAGCCGGGGACCGAGCGGGCGATGCTCGGGCCGATGTCGGTGCGCACCCTGCCGGGGGTGGGGCCGGCGACGGGGGACCATCTGCGGCGGGCCGGGATCCATACGGTCGAGGAGATCGCCGAGGCCGGCGAGGACGAGCTCGTACGGCTGCTGGGCAAAGCCCATGGGCATGCGCTGTACGCGATGGCGCTGGCGCACGACGAGCGGCCCGTGGTGGCCGAGCGGGAGACGAAGTCCGTGTCCGTCGAGGACACGTACGACGTGGACATCCACGACCGGGTGCGGGTCGGTCTTGAGGTGCAGCGGCTGGCCGACCGCTGTGTGCGGCGGCTGCGGGGGGCCGGGCTGTCCGGGCGGACCATCGTGCTGAAGGTGCGGCGGTACGACTTCTCGACCCTGACGCGGTCCGAGACCTTGCGGGGGCCGACGGATGATCCGGCGGTGGTGCGGGAGGCCGCTGCTCGGCTGCTGGAGTCCGTGGACACGACGGGTGGGGTGCGGCTGCTGGGGGTCGGGGTCAGCGGGCTTGCCGACTACACGCAGGAGGATCTGTTCGCCCAGGCCGCGGGGGAGCTGGCGGAGCAGCAGCCGGTGGAGGGTGGCGAGGACGGCGCGGATGCTGTGGCCGTGGCGCGGGGGGAGGAGACGCCTAGTGAGCGGAAATGGCTTGCCGGGCAGGATGTGCGGCATGCCGAGTACGGGCACGGGTGGGTGCAGGGGAGTGGGCTCGGGCGGGTGACCGTGCGGTTCGAGACGCCTGGGTCGACGGAGCCGGGGCGGGTGCGGACGTTTCGGGTGGAGGATCCGGGCCTGGAGGCGGTGGAGCCGTTGCCGCTGGTGGAGGAGCGGCCCGGAGGGGGTGGGGGAAGCCGGGGTGCTGCGGGAGACGGGGGATCTGCCACGTCGGGGGCACCTGACGGGGCCGTGGTCGGTGGGGTCTGAGCCGGTCAGGGGTGGGGAGTCGTCGGGTCGTTGTTGTTCGGGGGTTCCGTGGGGGCCAACTTGCCGAAGTCGTGGTCGGGGGGAGGGGCGGGGCCGTCACGTCGAGGCCGTAGTGGTGGTAGAGCTGGAGTTCCTGTTCGGGGGACAGGTGGCGGCCCACTCCGAAGTCGGGGGCGTCCTTGATCAGGGCGCGGTCGAAGGGGATGCGGAGGGTGCCCTCCACCAGCTCGCTGGGCTCCAGAGGGACGAAGGCGTCGCGGGAGAACAGGCCGGTGCGTATGGCCGCCCATTCCGGCACTCCGGTCGCGTCGTCGAGATAGACCTCGTCGATCGTGCCGATCTTGGTGCCGTTGCGGTCGAAGGCCTTGCGGCCGATCAGATTGCGCGGATCGATGTCGGTCTGCACGGGCCCTCCACTGGGTCGCAACTCATCCGTAAGCACTACGAAAAGGCAGAATGGTGAGAGCGGCCACTCGAAGGTCCGTGCGTCGACCTCGCTGGTAGGCTGACTAGCGGCTGCTGACCCCGTGCGGGAGAGTCCTCCGGACAACACCGGAGGCGCCGAAGGAGCAAATCCTCCCCGGAATCTCTCAGGCTCACGTACCGCACGGACGAGGTCACTCTGGAAAGCAGAGCGGGTGTCGACGGCTTCCGCTCTCACCGACGGTGAAAGCCGACGGCCTTCGGGCGGTCCGGTGAAGCTCTCAGGTTGAGATGACAGAGGGGGAGGCCGTCCGGGTACCCGTGCCGTGGTGCCCCTCGAAGGTCGTGTCGACCAGGAGGCCTCCGCAATGACCGCCCATCGCATTCCGCTCTCCGAGCTCGAGCAGGGAATCCCCTTCGAGCAGCGTCATATCGGTCCCGATCATGAGGCCCGGGCCAAAATGCTCGCCCAGGTCGGGTACGGCTCCCTCGACGAGCTCACCGCCGCCGCGGTGCCGGACGTGATCAAGAACGCCGACTCGCTGGACCTGCCCGGGGCCCGCACCGAGGCGGAGGTGCTGGCCGAGCTGCGGTCGCTGGCCGACCGCAACCAGGTGCTGGACTCGATGATCGGGCTCGGGTACTACGGGACCTTCACCCCGCCGGTGATCCTGCGGAACGTCATGGAGAACCCCGCCTGGTACACGGCCTACACGCCGTACCAGCCCGAGATCTCCCAGGGCCGTCTCGAGGCCCTGCTGAACTTCCAGACCATGGTCGCCGAGCTGACCGGGCTGCCGACGTCCGGTGCCTCGCTGCTCGACGAGGGGACGGCCGCCGCCGAGGCCATGGCCCTGTCCCGGCGCATGGGCAAGAACAAGAAGGGCCTGTTCCTGATCGACGCGGACGTGCTTCCGCAGACCATCGCCGTGATCGAGACCCGCGCCGAGCCGACCGGCGTCGACATCGTCGTCGCCGACCTCAGCGAGGGCATTCCGGTCGAGGTCGCCTCGCGTGAGATCACCGGCGTGCTCCTCCAGTACCCGGGCGCCTCCGGTGTCGTACGGGACATCAAGCCGGTCATCGACCAGGCGCACGAGCTCGGCGCCCTCGTCACCGTCGCCGCCGACCTGCTCGCGCTGACGCTGCTGAAGTCGCCGGGTGAGCTCGGGGCGGACATCGCGATCGGTACGACGCAGCGGTTCGGCGTGCCGATGGGCTTCGGCGGGCCGCACGCCGGCTACATGGCCGTCCACGAGAAGTTCGCGCGCAGCCTGCCGGGGCGGCTCGTGGGCGTGTCCGTGGACGCCGACGGCAACAAGGCCTACCGGCTGGCGCTCCAGACCCGTGAGCAGCACATCCGTCGTGAGAAGGCCACCAGCAACATCTGTACGGCCCAGGTGCTGCTCGCCGTGATGGCCGGCATGTACGCCGTGTACCACGGGCCCGACGGGCTGCGGAGCATCGCGCGGCGGACCCACCGGTACGCCTCGATCCTCGCCGCGGGCCTCGCGGCCGGCGGTATCGAGGTCGTGCACGGCTCCTACTTCGACACGCTGACCGTGCGGGTGCCCGGGAAGGCCGCCGAAGTCGTCGCCGCCGCCCGGGAGAACGGCGTCAACCTGCGCCTCGTCGACGCCGACCAGGTCTCCGTCGCCTGCGACGAGACCACGCTGCGGGCCCAGCTGGGCGCCGTATGGACGGCGTTCGGGGTCGAGGGCGACATCGAGGCGCTGGACGCCGGCACCGAGGACGCGCTCACCGACGGGCCGCTGCGCACCGACGACTACCTCGCGCACCCCGTCTTCCACCAGTACCGCTCCGAGACGGCGATGCTGCGCTATCTGCGCCGGCTGGCCGACCGGGACTACGCCCTCGACCGCGGCATGATCCCGCTGGGCTCCTGCACGATGAAGCTCAACGCGACCACCGAGATGGAGCCGGTCACCTGGCCCGAGTTCGGGCAGCTGCACCCCTTCGCGCCCGCCGAGCAGGCGCAGGGCTACCTCACACTCATCCGCGAGCTGGAGGAACGTCTCGCCGAGGTCACCGGCTACGACAAGGTGTCCCTCCAGCCCAACGCCGGCTCCCAGGGTGAGCTGGCCGGTCTGCTCGCCGTGCGCGGCTACCACCGGGCCAACGGCGACGAACAGCGCACCATCTGCCTCATCCCGTCCTCCGCGCACGGCACGAACGCCGCCAGCGCCGTGATGGCCGGCATGAAGGTCGTCGTCGTGAAGACCGCCGAGGACGGCGAGATCGACGTCGAGGACCTGCGGGCCAAGATCGACAAGCACCGGGACGAGCTGTCCGTGCTGATGATCACGTACCCGTCGACGCACGGTGTGTTCGAGGAGCACGTCGCCGACATCTGCGCGCAGGTGCACGAGGCCGGCGGGCAGGTCTACGTCGACGGCGCGAACCTCAACGCGCTGGTGGGGCTGGCCAAGCCGGGCCACTTCGGCGGCGACGTCTCGCACCTGAACCTGCACAAGACCTTCTGCATCCCGCACGGCGGCGGCGGTCCGGGCGTCGGCCCGGTCGGTGTGCGCTCGCACCTGGCGCCGTACCTGCCGAACCACCCGCTCCAGCCGGCCGCCGGTCCGGAGACGGGCGTCGGCCCGATCTCGGCGGCGCCGTGGGGTTCCGCGGGGATCCTGCCCATCTCCTGGGCGTACGTCCGCCTCATGGGCGGCGAAGGGCTGAAGCGGGCCACGCAGGTGGCCGTGCTGTCCGCGAACTACGTCGCCAAGCGGCTGGAGCCGCACTACCCGGTGCTCTACACCGGGCCGGGCGGCCTGGTCGCGCACGAGTGCATCATCGATCTGCGCCCGCTGACCAAGGCGACCGGCGTGAGCGTCGACGACGTGGCCAAGCGCCTCATCGACTACGGCTTCCACGCGCCGACGATGTCGTTCCCCGTGGCCGGCACGCTGATGATCGAGCCGACCGAGTCCGAGGACCTGGCCGAGCTCGACCGGTTCTGCGAGGCGATGATCGCCATCCGCGCGGAGATCGAGAAGGTCGGCTCGGAGGAGTGGCCCGCCGAGGACAACCCGCTGCGCAACGCCCCGCACACCGCCGGTGCGCTGGGCGGCACGTGGGAGCACGCGTACAGCCGTGAGGAGGCCGTGTTCCCGGCCGGGGTGTCGGCCGCCGACAAGTACTGGCCGCCGGTGCGCCGCATCGACCAGGCCTTCGGCGACCGGAACCTCGTCTGCTCCTGCCCGCCGCTGGACGCCTACGACGACTGAGCCGCACCGGGCCGACGCCCACGCGGGCGACGCACACCAGCGGAAAGGGCTCCCCTTCGGCCACGCACGGCCGGAGGGGAGCCCTTTCGTGCGCCCCGACTTCAGGTGATCCCGGACGCCCTGAGCACCGCCCGCGCCTCGGCGTCGTCGATCTCGCGGCGCAGCCGCTCCAGTACGTCGACGCCCTCCAGCAGGGTTCCGCCGGCGCGTGAGCGGCGTACGCCTGTGTCCAGCTCGTGCCACAGCAGTGGGTTGGCGAGAAGGACGCGTGGGTCCAGTTCGAGGCGGCGGCCGTCCGCGTCGCGCAGGGTCAGATGGGTGCAGACGTCGCCGTGCTGCCGCACGGTCACCAGCTCGTCCGTGCGCACCGCCTGGCGGCGTACGAGGCCGCGCACCGCGAGCCAGCCCGGGCCGGCGGTCACGCGCTCGGGGAGCAGGATCGTGAACAGCAGGGAGGTCATGACCAGCCACAGCAGGGTGCGCGGCGGAGTCAGGGTGTGGGCATCCCAGTCGACCAGCAGCGTCATGCCGAAGAAGGTCACGGCGCAGCCCGCGGCGAACCGGGCACTGTTCTGCCAGTGACGGTCACCGGTCGGGGCCGGGCGCGGTCTGCTTCCGTCCACACAGCTGACGGTAGGGGCCGCCGGCGCGGGTGCGAACGGCGCTGACAGCGCTCTGACGTCTTACGGCTCATCGTTGACGCGATCCTGATGTGGCCGCGGCCGGTTCGGGCCGGTGCGGGCGTCAGCCGGTGTGGACGCGCGGTCGGCGGTCGCGGTCCGGCTCGGCCTCGCGAAGGACCTCTCGGGTGACGGGGGCGACCTCGCCCTGGCCGAAGAGGAAGAAGCGCAGGAAGTTGGCGAACGGGGTGCCCTCGGTCCACTCGAAGTAGATGTGCGGGATGCAGCCGGTCGTGTCGCGGACGTTCAGCAGCAGGGCGGCCAGCGCGTTCGGGATGGAGGAGGACTCCAGGGTGAGGACGCGGTAGCGGTTGTGCATGACCTGGCCGCGCACGATCAGGCCGGCCTCGAACTCGGACGGGTCGGTGACCGTGACCTCGACGAAGACGAAGTCCTCCTGCTCCGAGAGGTCGTTGTCGGTGCGGATCTGCTCGATCTTGTCGCGGTACTCGGCCTTGTCCCGGCTGTCGGGCTCGTTGGCGATGAACCGGATCTTGCGGCTCGCGATGTCCCTGACGAATCGTTCCGCCATATCGTCGAGCGTCACGCTCGTGACACGGAGCTCGAAGGCGCGCAGCAGCCGCGACAGCAGGGAGATCAGGATGATGCCGGCGATGAAGCAGGCGCCGATCTTCACGCCGTCGGGGCGCTCGATGACGTTCACGACCGTCGTGTACAGGAACACCACCGAGATGACCGCGAAGCCGATGAACCAGTTGCGCTGGCCTGCCTTGCGGGCCGCGATGGTCACGGCGATGGCGGCGGAGCTGATGAGCACCAGCACGCCGGTGGCGTACGCGCCGCCCTGGGCGTCGACGTCGGCGTCGAAGATCCAGGTCACCAGGAAGGCGACCAGAGTGAAGACGATGACCATCGGGCGCACCGCGCGTGCCCAGTGCGGGGCCATGCCGTAGCGGGGCAGATAGCGCGGCATCAGGTTCAGCAGGCCGGCCATGGCGGAGGCGCCGGCGAACCACAGGATGGCGATCGTCGAGACGTCGTAGACCGTGCCGAAGGCGTTGCCGAGGTACTCGTGGGCGAGGAACGCGAGCGCACGGCCGTTGGCGCTGCCGCCCGGCTCGAAGTCCTTCTCCGGGATGAGCAGGGTGGTGATGAAGCTCGTCGCGATCAGGAAGCAGCTCATGATCACCGCGGCCGTGGTGAGCAGCTTCTTGGTGTCGCGGATCCGGCCCGCGGGGTTCTCCTCGGTCTCACCGGGCTTGCCCTTGACGTGCGGCATCACGGCGACGCCGGTCTCGAAGCCGGAGAGGCCGAGCGCGAGCTTGGGGAAGACGATCAGGGCCACGCCGATCATCACGAAGATGTTGCCGTGCTCGGCGGTGAGGGCGGTGGTCCAGTCGGTGACCACGTGTCCCTCGGTGACGACGTGGTAGAGGCCGGAGACCACGACGACCGCGTTGAGCACGAGGTAGATGCCCACCAGGGCGACCGCGACGCCGATCGCCTCCAGGAAGCCCTTGAGGAACACCGCGCCGAGCAGCGCGACGAGGGCGAGGGTGATCACCATCTGCTTGTCGTGCAGCGCGCTGTTGAGGTGCGGGTTCTCGACCAGGTGGGTCGAGGCGTCGGCCGCCGACAGGGTGATGGTGATCAGGAAGTCCGTGGCCGCGAAGCCCAGCAGGGTCAGGACGAACAGCTTGCCCTTCCAGAAGGTCAGCAGCCGTTCCAGCATGGCGATCGAGCCCTGGCCGTGCGGGCTCTCCTCGGCCACCCGCCGGTAGACGGGCAGGGCGCCCGCGAGGGTGACGATCACCAGCACGATGGTGGCGATGGGCGACAGCAGACCGGCCGCGAGAGCGGCGATGCCGGGCTGGTAGCCGAGGGTCGAGAAGTAGTCGACGCCGGTGAGGCACATGACCCGGTACCAGGGCTGCCCCTCCTCCACCGGCTCCTTCTCGGCCTGCGCGCCCTTCGGAGCATGGCCCTTGCCCATGTCGGACAGGCCCTCCAGCATCCAGGCGCGCAAGCGACCGGGCGGAGGGTGTTCGGTGGTGGCCATCGGCCTGCTCCTGACGTGCGGGTCGGCATGCGATTCCGGCCATCACGCGGACGGCGGCACCAGCGTAAGCAGAGAGTGACGTCAGGGCCCACGGATCAAAGGGCTGTGGGCGTCAAGCTTCCGTTAAGACTGGCCGGGTCGGCGGTGGTCGCGCATCAAGAGGTGTGCTCCGGCACTTGTTCGTGCCCGATTGGGCTGTATGGGCGGCGAGCGGTGGGGTGAGTGAGGGCGACCACTCAGCGTGACCGCTCGGCGTCGCCGTCGAGGCGAGTAGCAGGGAGCGTCGGTGTCGTGCCCGGCCAGGGCACGCCGTTGTCAAGACAGTGTCAACGTCCATATGAGGGGCGCCAGGGATGCGTCAAGGTTCCTGCCGCGCGGGCCCGCGGAGCGGTTCGCTGAGACCTGATGAACGAAGTACCGCGCGGACGGCTGAAGGTCTACCTCGGGGCGGCCCCGGGGGTCGGCAAGTCGTACCGCATGCTCGATGAGGCGCGGCGCCGGGCCGGGCGCGGGGCCGACGTGGTGGTCGCGTTCGCCGAATGCCATGGACGCCCGCGCACGGCAGCGATGCTCGACGGCCTGGAGGTCGTGCCGCCGGTCCGATGCGCCCACCGGGGCGGGGAGTTCGAGGAACTGGACCTCGCCGCGGTGCTCGACCGACGGCCGGAGGTCGCCGTCGTCGACGACCTCGCCCACGGCAACGTCCCCGGCGGCGGGCGCAACGCCGAGCGGTGGCAGGACGTCGAGGCACTGCTCGCCGCGGGCACCGACGTCATCACGGCCGTCAACGTCCAGCAGCTGGAGTCCCTCAAGGACGTGGTCGAGAAGATCACCGGGGTGCCGCAGCACGAGACGGTGCCCGACGAGGTCGTACGCCGGGCCCGGCAGGTCGAGCTCGTCGACATCCCGCCCGAGGGGCTGCGCCGACGCATGGCGCACGGCAACATCTATCCGCCGGAGAAGATCGACGCCGCCCTCGCCAACTACTTCCGGCCCGGGAACCTGGCCGCGCTGCGCCAACTGGCGCTGCTGTGGCTGGCCGACCGGGTCGACGAGGCGCTGAACACCTATCGCGCCGAGCACGCGATCGGCGGGGTGTGGGAGACCCGGGAGCGGGTCGTGGTCGCGCTGACCGGCGGTCCGGAGGGCGACACGATCGTCCGGCGGGCCGCCCGCATCGCCGCCCGGTCGGCCGGCGGGGACCTGCTCGCCGTACACGTCACCCGCAGCGACGGCCTGGCCGCCGGGGCCTCGCACGCCTCGCTGGCCCGTCAGCGCCGGCTCGTGGAGGACCTCGGCGGCAGCTACCACCAGGTCGTCGGCGGCGAGGTCGCGAGCACCCTCGTGGAGTTCGCCCGTGCCGAGAACGCCACCCAGCTGGTGCTGGGCGCCAGTCGGCGCGGGCGGCTGGAGCGGTTCGTGACCGGCCTCGGGACGGGGGAGTCCGTCGTCGCGCTCTCCGGCGACATCGACGTCCACCGCGTCACCCACGAACGGGCCGCCAGCGGCACCCTGCTGCCGTCCCGCCGCCGTACGCTCTCCAGGGCCCGCCTGATCGCCGGACCGGTCGCCGGCCTGGTGCTTCCGGTGCTGCTCACCCTCGGCCTCGCGCAACTGCACGGCACGCTCGACCTGACCAGCGAGGCACTGCTGTTCCTGCTCGCGGTGGTGGGCGTGGCCTGCATAGGCGGCGTGGCCTCCGCGGTGATCGCCTCCGTGACCGCGTCGCTCCTCCTCAACTACTGGTTCATCCCACCGATCGGCGCCTTCACCCTCGACGACCCCAACGCCCTGCTGGCGCTCGCGGTGTTCGCGGTCGTGGCCGCGACCGTGGCCGCCGTCGTCGACCGCTCCCTGCGGCTGTCCCGCCGGGCCGCCCGGGCCACCGCCGAGGCCGAGACCATGTCGTCCCTCGCCGGCAGCATCGTGCGCGGCGGCCAGACGATACCGGCGCTGCTCGAACGCACCCGGGAGACCTTCGCGATGGAGTCGGCGGAACTGGTGGACGAGCCGCCCGACATG
The DNA window shown above is from Streptomyces chartreusis and carries:
- a CDS encoding MerR family transcriptional regulator, producing MLKSPSGGAGHGIAATDGRLMSIGTVLNVLRDEFPDITISKIRFLESEGLVEPQRTPSGYRKFSAQDVERLGHVLRMQRDHYLPLKVIREHLDAMERGEAAPLPTVCRQRDGETVLEPVEGPTAARIGRAELLAAAEIDERELAEWESYGLIAPLPDGVYDAEAVTVAALVAELGRFGIEPRHLRVMKAAADREAGLVDQVVAPLKRHRNPQTRAHAEARAKELAGLTVKLHSALVQTALGVRLP
- a CDS encoding MerR family transcriptional regulator, with the translated sequence MRSSGDGTAGGAPGRSLGASGPYPLHSSAVQGGAADHASHRPTAVPSTGGGAASMGSEEIGYRGPTACAAAGITYRQLDYWARTGLVEPSVRPAYGSGTQRLYSFRDVVVLKIVKRFLDTGVSLQNIRTAVQHLREQGFSDLERMTLMSDGATVYECSSPDEVHALLQGGQGIFGIAVGVVWRDVESALSQLHGERIDTGETLVGHNPADELARRRNRAV
- a CDS encoding DNA polymerase IV — its product is MRNAPTILHLDMDAFYASVEQASKPSLRGKAVIVGGLGPRGVVATASYEARVFGVHSAMPMAQARRLAPNAAYLVPRFGIYRDISEQVMALLRELSPLVEPLSLDEAFVDLEAGGAAWDDSSARLVGAKLRGDIRSATGLAGSVGLAASKMLAKIASEQAKPDGLVLIEPGTERAMLGPMSVRTLPGVGPATGDHLRRAGIHTVEEIAEAGEDELVRLLGKAHGHALYAMALAHDERPVVAERETKSVSVEDTYDVDIHDRVRVGLEVQRLADRCVRRLRGAGLSGRTIVLKVRRYDFSTLTRSETLRGPTDDPAVVREAAARLLESVDTTGGVRLLGVGVSGLADYTQEDLFAQAAGELAEQQPVEGGEDGADAVAVARGEETPSERKWLAGQDVRHAEYGHGWVQGSGLGRVTVRFETPGSTEPGRVRTFRVEDPGLEAVEPLPLVEERPGGGGGSRGAAGDGGSATSGAPDGAVVGGV
- a CDS encoding bifunctional nuclease family protein, producing the protein MNELDVVGVRVEMPSNQPIVLLREVGGDRYLPIWIGPGEATAIAFAQQGMAPARPLTHDLFKDVLEAVGQELTEVRITDLREGVFYAELVFASGVEVSARPSDAIALALRTGTPIYGSDGVLDDAGIAIPDEQEDEVEKFREFLDQISPEDFGTSSQ
- the gcvP gene encoding aminomethyl-transferring glycine dehydrogenase codes for the protein MTAHRIPLSELEQGIPFEQRHIGPDHEARAKMLAQVGYGSLDELTAAAVPDVIKNADSLDLPGARTEAEVLAELRSLADRNQVLDSMIGLGYYGTFTPPVILRNVMENPAWYTAYTPYQPEISQGRLEALLNFQTMVAELTGLPTSGASLLDEGTAAAEAMALSRRMGKNKKGLFLIDADVLPQTIAVIETRAEPTGVDIVVADLSEGIPVEVASREITGVLLQYPGASGVVRDIKPVIDQAHELGALVTVAADLLALTLLKSPGELGADIAIGTTQRFGVPMGFGGPHAGYMAVHEKFARSLPGRLVGVSVDADGNKAYRLALQTREQHIRREKATSNICTAQVLLAVMAGMYAVYHGPDGLRSIARRTHRYASILAAGLAAGGIEVVHGSYFDTLTVRVPGKAAEVVAAARENGVNLRLVDADQVSVACDETTLRAQLGAVWTAFGVEGDIEALDAGTEDALTDGPLRTDDYLAHPVFHQYRSETAMLRYLRRLADRDYALDRGMIPLGSCTMKLNATTEMEPVTWPEFGQLHPFAPAEQAQGYLTLIRELEERLAEVTGYDKVSLQPNAGSQGELAGLLAVRGYHRANGDEQRTICLIPSSAHGTNAASAVMAGMKVVVVKTAEDGEIDVEDLRAKIDKHRDELSVLMITYPSTHGVFEEHVADICAQVHEAGGQVYVDGANLNALVGLAKPGHFGGDVSHLNLHKTFCIPHGGGGPGVGPVGVRSHLAPYLPNHPLQPAAGPETGVGPISAAPWGSAGILPISWAYVRLMGGEGLKRATQVAVLSANYVAKRLEPHYPVLYTGPGGLVAHECIIDLRPLTKATGVSVDDVAKRLIDYGFHAPTMSFPVAGTLMIEPTESEDLAELDRFCEAMIAIRAEIEKVGSEEWPAEDNPLRNAPHTAGALGGTWEHAYSREEAVFPAGVSAADKYWPPVRRIDQAFGDRNLVCSCPPLDAYDD
- a CDS encoding amino acid transporter; this encodes MATTEHPPPGRLRAWMLEGLSDMGKGHAPKGAQAEKEPVEEGQPWYRVMCLTGVDYFSTLGYQPGIAALAAGLLSPIATIVLVIVTLAGALPVYRRVAEESPHGQGSIAMLERLLTFWKGKLFVLTLLGFAATDFLITITLSAADASTHLVENPHLNSALHDKQMVITLALVALLGAVFLKGFLEAIGVAVALVGIYLVLNAVVVVSGLYHVVTEGHVVTDWTTALTAEHGNIFVMIGVALIVFPKLALGLSGFETGVAVMPHVKGKPGETEENPAGRIRDTKKLLTTAAVIMSCFLIATSFITTLLIPEKDFEPGGSANGRALAFLAHEYLGNAFGTVYDVSTIAILWFAGASAMAGLLNLMPRYLPRYGMAPHWARAVRPMVIVFTLVAFLVTWIFDADVDAQGGAYATGVLVLISSAAIAVTIAARKAGQRNWFIGFAVISVVFLYTTVVNVIERPDGVKIGACFIAGIILISLLSRLLRAFELRVTSVTLDDMAERFVRDIASRKIRFIANEPDSRDKAEYRDKIEQIRTDNDLSEQEDFVFVEVTVTDPSEFEAGLIVRGQVMHNRYRVLTLESSSIPNALAALLLNVRDTTGCIPHIYFEWTEGTPFANFLRFFLFGQGEVAPVTREVLREAEPDRDRRPRVHTG